In Puntigrus tetrazona isolate hp1 unplaced genomic scaffold, ASM1883169v1 S000000793, whole genome shotgun sequence, a genomic segment contains:
- the tnfaip3 gene encoding LOW QUALITY PROTEIN: tumor necrosis factor alpha-induced protein 3 (The sequence of the model RefSeq protein was modified relative to this genomic sequence to represent the inferred CDS: deleted 2 bases in 1 codon) yields MSQGQNFLPKFLFVSNLLKAVKIRERVPNDVVKPSAGCGLIHHLRSMHRYTLEMIRMSQFPQAFREVIQAAILDRAMQSSLEQEKRLNWCREVKKLVPLRTNGDGNCLLHAASQYLLGVQDTDLVLRKALYAVLKETDTSNFRMRFQTELLHSQEFTQTGLRYSTLNWEEEWVKIVEMASPVSSSNGLQFDSLEDIHIFVLSNILRRPIIVIADQVLRSMKSGSSFSPLNVGGIYLPLHWPPGECYKYPIVLGYDSQHFAPLITIKDSGPEIRAVPLINPGRGGFEDLRVHFLTEKEQQQKEKLLKDYLMLIEIPVIGLGYDPTQIITAARLDEGNLPEDMNLMEDYLQLVNHEYKRWQEDKESLWAPQSQRPPPFSVSQLSLIEIRCATPRCTFYVSVDTQPHCHECFEKRQAGRKPEAISTTNQTSPSDPESRGRLERSVLPSPRSAPPTAPSLSLYSETHAMKCKTPGCLFTLSVEHDGLCERCFTARQNRSTANGPPQGPSHGWWASGSREREKDRERERERERDTERCVMCRQEVFRIFNGLCPPCMQRTAVSERGDAQQQEPITEGSVWAMHRETERTGTTGHTADTAARQCKRSGCQFFGTPEKLGFCTICYLDYQTNHLATPAIVQPRHTSEAGFQNCPRCRGQGCGAEGKAMLEGYCNKCFVKEQSARLTQAASRGSHSPPLVTRASKPRPPPMLNQAQCRRSGCKNLSPGCTDLCPDCLSRGQREGRRAQAPKEKSKQRCKTQGCDHYANQEKQGYCNECDHFKQIYRG; encoded by the exons ATGTCTCAGGGCCAGAACTTCCTGCCCAAGTTCCTGTTTGTGAGTAACCTCCTGAAGGCCGTGAAAATTAGAGAGCGGGTGCCCAACGATGTGGTCAAGCCCTCGGCCGGCTGTGGCCTGATCCATCACCTGCGCAGCATGCACCGCTACACGCTGGAGATGATCCGCATGAGCCAGTTCCCGCAGGCCTTCCGCGAGGTCAtccaggcggccatcttggacCGGGCCATGCAGAGCTCGCTGGAGCAGGAGAAGAGGTTGAACTGGTGCCGCGAGGTCAAGAAGCTGGTGCCGCTGAGGACCAACG GTGATGGCAATTGCCTGCTCCATGCGGCCTCTCAGTACCTGCTGGGGGTTCAGGACACAGACCTGGTGCTGCGAAAGGCTCTTTATGCAGTGCTGAAGGAAACAGACACTAGTAACTTTAGAATGCGCTTTCAAACAGAGTTGTTGCACTCTCAGGAGTTCACTCAGACTGGCCTGCGATACAGCACTTTG aaCTGGGAGGAGGAATGGGTGAAGATTGTAGAAATGGCTTCTCCGGTGTCCAGCAGTAATGGCCTACAGTTTGACTCATTAGAGGATATTCACATATTTGTGCTTTCAAATATACTGCGGAGACCAATTATTGTTATTGCAG ATCAAGTACTGAGAAGTATGAAGTCTGGTTCCTCATTTTCACCCCTCAATGTCGGGGGCATATACCTGCCTTTGCATTGGCCTCCAGGAGAATGCTACAAATATCCCATAGTGCTCGGCTATGACTCCCAGCACTTTGCACCTCTGATCACAATCAAAGACAGTGGCCCAG AGATCCGTGCTGTGCCATTGATAAACCCTGGACGGGGTGGGTTTGAAGATCTTCGAGTACACTTTCTGACGGAAAAGGAGCAGCAACAGAAGGAGAAGTTGCTAAAAGACTACCTAATGCTTATAGAAATCCCTGTCATCGGACTGGGCTACGATCCCACACAGATTATCACTGCAGCCAG ATTGGATGAAGGCAACCTGCCTGAGGACATGAACCTCATGGAGGACTATCTACAACTGGTAAACCATGAATATAAACGGTGGCAGGAGGATAAGGAGTCTTTATGGGCTCCCCAATCCCAGCGTCCCCCTCCTTTCTCAGTCTCCCAACTCTCACTCATTGAGATCCGCTGTGCCACACCTCGCTGTACCTTCTATGTCTCGGTGGACACTCAACCCCACTGTCACGAGTGCTTCGAGAAGCGACAGGCGGGTCGCAAGCCAGAGGCAATATCCACCACAAATCAAACCTCACCCTCAGACCCCGAGagccgagggaggctggagcgCTCCGTCCTGCCCAGCCCACGTTCCGCGCCCCCTACAGCCCCCAGTCTAAGCCTTTACAGTGAGACTCATGCCATGAAGTGCAAGACGCCCGGATGCTTGTTCACTCTCAGCGTGGAGCATGACGGGCTGTGCGAACGCTGCTTTACAGCGAGGCAAAACCGATCGACTGCTAATGGGCCGCCGCAAGGCCCCTCTCATGGCTGGTGGGCGTCAGGCAGCCGGGAACGAGAGAAggacagggagagagaaagagaacggGAAAGGGACACAGAGAGGTGTGTTATGTGCCGACAGGAGGTCTTTAGGATATTTAACGGTCTTTGCCCACCCTGCATGCAGAGGACTGCCGTTTCTGAGAGGGGGGATGCCCAGCAGCAGGAGCCTATTACCGAGGGCTCAGTATGGGCAATGCATAGGGAGACAGAGCGCACTGGCACCACCGGCCACACC GCAGACACCGCTGCCCGTCAGTGTAAACGTTCCGGCTGCCAATTCTTTGGAACGCCGGAGAAGCTGGGATTCTGCACTATATGTTATCTAGACTACCAGACCAATCACC tGGCCACCCCTGCTATTGTCCAGCCCAGACATACATCCGAGGCGGGCTTTCAGAACTGTCCGCGGTGTCGGGGTCAGGGCTGCGGTGCTGAGGGAAAAGCCATGCTCGAGGGTTACTGCAACAAGTGCTTTGTGAAGGAACAGAGTGCTAGACTTACCCAAGCTGCTAGCAGGGGCTCTCATTCCCCACCTCTTGTCACA CGGGCCTCAAAACCTCGTCCACCTCCGATGCTCAACCAGGCACAGTGTCGGCGTAGCGGCTGTAAGAACCTCTCCCCTGGCTGCACGGACCTCTGCCCCGACTGCCTCAGCCGCGGCCAGCGAGAGGGTCGCCGTGCCCAGGCGCCCAAAGAGAAAAGCAAGCAACGCTGCAAGACGCAGGGCTGCGACCACTACGCCAACCAAGAGAAACAAGGCTACTGTAACGAATGTGACCACTTCAAGCAGATTTACCGGGGCTGA